The Amaranthus tricolor cultivar Red isolate AtriRed21 chromosome 2, ASM2621246v1, whole genome shotgun sequence genome contains the following window.
AAGCATGTCTTTCCCGGGGGTCATTTCAGCAACAGGAGGCAGCCTCGCCAATGGAGCGACTCGACTCGGCCATTCATTcagaaactaaaaaaaaaggaaaaagggtgtGAATAAGATATTAAACAGCATCTAATTAACACAACGacataatagaaaacaaataaattcaaaaaactaaCGTATTCCAATCTGCTTTCAGCTGGACCAAAACCGGAACTCGGTCTTTTGCCAGGGACGACGTACGGGTGGAAGCACGctctgaaccagtcaacgtaactaggatcagcctctgatggaacagatgcccgacaaagtgcctgatcaccaaggcgggcactataggggaacctactccatgcctccaagtACACAGGCGGAGAAGCAAAGGACACggagtaggtaccgtgtgccggtcgtaCAGCCTGGGCTGGTCTCAGAGGagggggggaatagcctgcacaaagccgacctgtcgcactgtcctctccggtaaatacacctcgacgatatcaaagcaagtgatacccccgatgaaggtggtgcgtgggtgctcattcagcaatgcccttggagaagtcatgtacggagtccattccacctgcatacaagccaagttaacatataaaaataatccaaaattaaaataacatgcataagaaagtgtgatgtgatgtacaatacctgagtttcCGTCAAGGAGTCCAGTATACTCCTGCAGTCCCTTAGCCTGTTGATCTTACGACCTGGCTAgggcgtggaccacatctccgccctagtcttattaggcacatctgctcggcgaggatgaggcAGAAGGCGggaaagtactcgtaaatccatgtctggagcaatctGAGGCAacccgcaatggtcttgcaaccagccctagatgccattcccagTTGGCGAAACATGTAGGCCagcgtcaccgcaccccaggcgatCTCGTCCTGATCGACGTTGacggcaagtatcgggtgaggtcgcatgccgaGTATCAGGCGTGTATCTGtgggcccccgggctggggcgatgtgactaaccagtccgttCCAGTGGACTGTGAGCGTCTGCtcccccgtggcggctcattatcaacGAGACTATGTCCGGCACGCTCAGATGCGCCTGAAGAACTAGGGCCGGCACGTGCGAATCTCCCGTCGGGCCCTCAGACAACAGTCCAGTCCACTGGGCGAACAACAGTGCCTTGGTActcaacatcatcagcatcatcatcatcactagaaaccccccaactactctggaggctgctagcctggtcatcaaaacgagtacgcacttggttcagcgtactcgaccgttgggcctcactgtgtctggcagcctcttcctgcctagccctcctagtagaacccgtcacccccctctcatgagggtcccctctgagcAGGGTACGCCTAGAACTATTCCCGCTCAGCAAGTTTCTAAAAAAATCCTTTCATTTCCCGTGAGTACCATCCATTCactacaatttttgataatttaattaactattattaataaataaacataatcaaacgttacattaaattaaccacatgaacaaaagacaataattaattagcaacaataatatttaactaatcattatcaacaaatatactgtaagaacatatttattattattatttattattaatattattgtaattaattttctaaattaacaataatcataataataataataataataataataataataataataataataataatataacaaaaataataacattaataataatcataacaataataacacaaacaacaataataattataacactaataacaaaaacaatatttaaaactaaaattaaagaaaaatttactaacaataacaacaacaacaacaacaacaacaacaacaacaacatcaccaacaaaaataataacaataatatttaaaagaatataaaaaatttaataataataatactaataataataataataataataataataataataataataataataataataataataaaaacaaaaatatttaaaaaaaataaattaaatataataattaaaacaaaaataaaaatttaataataataataataacaatcacaataataataataataataataataataataataataataataataataataataacaataataatataaataaaattaataataattattcataaaaaaacgaaataaaaaaaatttaaaaattgggcGAGTCGTAGGAAACGTGCGACCCACTGCGGGTCAGTCACAGGAAACCCGCGACTCGACCGCGGCTCAGTCGCATGGGCCATATGAAAGAATATCGGGTTTTTTTGGGTATGTACAAGTAATAAACACAGAAACAACCAATTTCAACAACAACACTCTCAGGTAGCCAACGCAGCAACAAGTAAGGTTTTTTTGGAAGTATCAAAGCAAAAGCAACAACAGTACAGAAACCAACACATCAACAAGAATACAACAACATTTTTTTGGGAACAAGTAAAGCATCTCAATAACACAGCATTAACAGCACAACAGTAACCAACATAGCAACAAGTTTCAAGTTTAAATCCTTTTGATTTTGGACATATTTTAGGATCTTGAACATGGGATGTTTCATATCTAAACAGCACATTAAAAAGTTTATGTTGTTTACAATGAAACATTTGTACTCATATTTACATAGTtgaaaaaattggttgttttcAGTACTCTCAGGTACAGttgttttttttcaaatcatTGAGTGAAAAATCGAACATCTTTGCGCTTTAAGTGTTGGAAAACAATCTAAACCCCGTTTGTTCGACTAAAACTACTCTCACTTACAAATCACAGAGCAATAGAAAAAATGCATCAAAAAGATGTTTAACTAAAAAATCATCACCAGTCAATACCAACATGCAATCACGAGAATAGaaactcacttgagaaaggacCAAGCTTATCAAGCCAATCCTCTTCTTCACAATCAGTATTTGAAAAAACAGCATCAATGGAATAATATTCACGATCACCCCACAAATCCACTTCAGgtgtgtaaatgggttcaccCTCAGAGTCAAGTTTTCTTCCCCACTTTGGATCCGTCTCAATAGAAGTTGAGTCATCAACATAGTAATCAAAATATTCTTCCTCAAACGACTTCAGACCAGATATAGGATTTTCATCATTAAACCCCTTCAACTCAATCTTCTTAGGCAATTTCAAAGGGGATTTAGGGATTCTCAGAGGTAAAGAAGTAGGCGAGTTAGGGTTTTTCAAGGGTGAGTTCAATGGCGAGTTAGGGTTCTTCAAGGGTGAGTTCGTAGGCGACTTAGGAATCTTCAGTGGTGATTTCAAAGGTGACTTAGGGTTTTCCATTAGAAGAGGGAGAAGAACACAAAAGCACAAAAGAAGAGGGAGAAGAACACGAGTAAGATGAAGAACACACAACTTAGATAGTGGGTTCTTAGAGGAATACAGAGATTGAGGAATAGAGAGATGAAGAAGAAACAACCCAAATTAAGGGTTCTTAAAGGAAGAACACGAAAGCACAAATAGGGATgggtagggtttagggttaaaAAAGGGAGGGAATGGTTAATGGGTGGGTAGATTAATTAGGTTTAAGTggttttgattaatgaaaagagAGGTCAATTAATATAGGTAAGTGagagtataattgaaaataacatgaaCCCACTAAGGGCATAAAGATCAAAAAACCATactcaaaatagaaatgagacaattagtGTAACTTGACCATAAGAGGAAATAGGATACATAAGAGGAATAGgagggattattattattattattattattattattattattattattattattattattattattattattattataggtgttactaattattattttcaattaataataataataataataataataataataataataataataataataataataataataataataataataataataactttatgAAACCAAATCAGATCAAATCAAACCAGATCAGGTCACACTAGATCAGACCAGATAAGAAAGATTCAGATTAGATCAAACcgaatcagaccagatcagatcagaccttagtaaattcagatcagatcTAATCAGATCAGACGAAGAGAACAGACCCTTACTAAATGTGAAAGTTAGAGGTATTCATTTAGGTTATGAGGTTAATTTCGGGTTAATTAGTAATTtctgatcaatttaaaattagatcttgtgttcatttgatttttacgtaattataaattaatttttaaggtCGGGTTAAATCAAGTTCGATTACAAGGTCAGATAACTGTCGGGTTGTCACATTTATTTTAAACACTTTTGGAGATAACTGACAAGTGATCAAGTACGTATATCGGGGATTCGATCATAAAGCTTAAGCTTATATATCCTTCGATATCatgtcaaaaaataaacaaaaacaaaaacttaaGCTTATAGTTAGACCTATTATCAAAACGATCGGTGGGTATAGTTTCGGGTCAAATCTGCATTTTCGTAtaggtcattttttatttttcagtcaGTTTCGGTCGACCAAATGGGTCTTgagttttttaataatattttattactaattttttcatcaaaaaataaaaggaaatttattttatttttaaaaaaatcttaaaaataggACCAATATATTCTTTTAAAGCTTTAACATagaaataaaaactcaaattaCAAAAACTTACCAGAAATATAAAGTCCGAGGTCCCGACCAAAAATTAGTGATATGGAACCAAGAAAGTTGACAATTTggaaaaacagatcaaaatggcTGGGTTTGAGTTTTAGTTGGGTGAAACTcaattttgttttagttttttcaAGTCGGATTAATCAggagaaaaattttaatcaagtttcaattccaaaaaaaaaattaatagatcTACTTATACTTGAAGCTCTAAATTACATTATATACTCCAATCAAAAGATTTACTACTATGAAAAAtcatttataaaacataaaaccTACAACAAACTGATATTTAGTGACATAAagatcactttaaaatagttAAAGGTACAACTAATATTGCAAAACTTCAATTCATTAgatagagaaaaataaaattttaaaagttaaaaaggaaattaaattTAGACTTCTCTATACTCTTCggttttttttgaaaggaacTCAATATTGTCGGTTTTATACcaagaaatttgaaaaaaactaggaaaaattaatattaataatctaatctttcaCCAATCCGTTtggaataatttaatatttggattattttttaataatctaacatttactCTTGGTTTGTTATCagcataactttttattttataataatttaatatttggtcTTAATTTTCTATTAGCATTTCCTATTAGTATGCTGACAGCAAACTTAGGGCAagtattagtttattaaaaaataatctaaaattgtgattattcacagcaaatgggtgaaagattggattattaatatcaaattttccaaaaagctATATGAAACAACATAAGCGAAGTgggtgaagaaaaaaaaatacaattgtgTAAATATGACAGtacaaataatgaaaaaatgtaactgaaatagaaaacaaaacatttgatgacatttgattaaaatataaCGGACTTGTGGACGATTTTAGTGTGTAGTCATTGAGGTCAGTTGACATCActtaaatgtaaaataaaattaagtaatatatgtaaatgtatctTAGATGAGTTGGTTAGGGTATTGTGTTCTACATGAGTGACCAGGTTTCAAAATCCATATTGGATTTGCTATACGCACTACACACTAATTACACACTTGCTACAATTGATTTTTATGCaatctaatgtgttattttgattctTTATATACTGAACTATGCAcgtctaaaattataaaacgaatattatgaaagtaaatTTAAACAAGATCACACTTTCCACgcaaaaaaaatcacatttgactatattttttttcttacacattaaccacaatatataaaaaaaacgaTGAATAACgtcaataacaataatgtagCAAGCATTTCAGAACGAGAAAGTATGGATGGAGCAACAATGCAAGGGTAATATTTTtcccgttccataatacttatTACTGAATATGATATGTTGTGTGAGAAAATATCTAGCAACTATTATGAAATGGAAGAAGTAATACTATCTAGGGAGTAGGGACTAATTACATGTGAATGGAGCAGCAAGTCTAATAATACCATGTGGGGAACACGAAACATCAACATTTATTACTATGCACAGTAATACTGAAAATTGAGACCAAGAACAGCTCTATTAATCTACTCCTTTGTTTACCGTTCTTTATTCACCATTTCCAAACTCGTACCATTTATTTCTTTCTTGCTATCTCTTTTTCCTATGTTTTTCTATCCCTTGAAATCTGATCAATTATGGAAGTCGCAGGAACAGCTTTGTCTGCTATCCAAACTATTCTTTCTGCATTGCAATCTCCTCatcttaaaaaaatcatttcaatCTATGGCTATGAATCCAAACTTGATGAACTTCAAAGCACCGTCAACAGCATCAACAATTTGCTTCGCAAAGCCCAGTCCGTGCAGGAGCTCCCAGATGATATCCAAGGATGGATCGAGGATCTTAAGGATGTTGTTTTTGAAGCGGAGGATTTGCTCGATGAGTTTGTCACTCTCGCCGAGCAGAACAAGCACTTGAAGGCTGACGGTACAATATCCAAGAAGATGAAGCGCTTCCTTTCTCGTTCTAACCCTTTTCTTGTTGCTTTCAAGATGTCTAAAGGGGTGGACAAAATAAGGAAGAAGTTGGAAGCTATTGCTCACAACAAGCAGTTTATCATGGAGTTTAATCATGAGCCTATCAAGTATAGAAAGCCTGAGACTTGTTCGTATGTGGATGTTGCTGAAATCATTGGAAGAGAAGGCGACTTGGAGCATATTGTTGGTAGGTTGCTTGATTCTGATGTTCAAACTGATGTTTCTTTCCTGTCTATTGTGGGTATGGGAGGATTAGGCAAGACTGCTCTTGCACAGCTTGTGTACAGTGATAAAAGAGTTGAAAGTGCATTTAATTTGAGACTGTGGCATTGTGTCTCTGATCAAGATCATAAACAGTTGAACATTACTGGGATTCTCGGAGCAATTTTAGCTTTATGTCCAAATGAGAAATTTACAGATCAATCCTCCTTGCAGATTGTGCAAAGTCAACTTCAAAAGAAATTATCAGATAAGAAATACTTGCTTGTTTTAGATGATGTGTGGACTGAAAATCGCAATCAATGGATTGAACTAGTAAGTTTGTTGAAAGTAGGTCAAAAGGGGAGTTGGATTGTGGTGACTACACGTTCACAAGTGACAGCAAACTTCATGGGATATGATTCAATGTACCAGCTTCAAGGCTTGAAAAAGGAAGATTCATGGAGCTTGTTTGAGAAGGTAGCTTTTGGTTCAGAGCAGTGGAATCATCATGATGACTTGGTCGAAATCGGGCAAAAGATTGTTGAAGCATGTGGTGGAGTTCCTCTTGCCATAAGAGTGGCAGGAAGTCTTGTATATGGCCAAGACAAGAAGAAGTGGGAAGCAGTCCAGGAAGTGGGTGTGGCCAACATGGGCAATAATGATATCACACAAATATTGAAGCTAAGTTATCATCATCTTCCATTCTCATTGAAAAattgttttagtttttgtgcCATTTTCCCAAAGGATTATAGAATGAAAAAGAACACATTGATAAACCTTTGGATAGCACACAACTATATTGTTCCATCACACAAAGGTCAGAGCATTGAAGATGCAGGTGAGGAACATTTTCTAATATTGTTGAGAAGGTGTTTCTTCCAAGATATAGAAAAAGATGTTGTTACAGGTGAGGTAGATTCGATTAAGATTCACGATCTTTTGCATGACATTGCTCAAGATGTCTCGAGGAAGGAGATTTTTGCAGGAAGTGACAACCTACATAAAAATATTCGCCATCTCTCACTATTCAAGGaggaaattaattatgaaatttctTCTTTGGATATACCGCGTTTACGTTCGTATCTTGATTATCGGTATTTTAGTTTTAGGCATGAGGATAATTTTCTTGgggaaaaattaataaaaagttgtAGGAACCTAAGGGCattaagattaaaaattaaagatttgTCAAGTTTAAATTACGTAGGTGAATTATTCCATCTACGATATTTAGATCTCTCATCAAACACGACATTAGAAGTGCTCCCtaaatcaataacaaaattATGTAATCTAGAAGTATTAATGTTATATGGTTGTGGCAATTTAAAAGAGTTACCGGAAGATTTGAGTAGGTTGATCAAACTTAGGGTCTTAGATATTTCAGGTTGTTTTATGTTGAAGTATATGCCCAAGGGTATGGATAAGTTGACATGTCTTTATAGACTGAGTGATTTTATAGTGGGTGGTAAGGATTGTTATTCAAGTTGGTCAGAATGGTTTTTAGGATTAGAAGAGTTGAAAGATCTTAAAAACCTCCACGGTCCacttagaattaaaataaagttgccTGAAAATATAAGTCAAGATCAAATCTGGGAGAGgaaaagattttatttgaggGATAAAAAACATCTCAATCACATttgtattgatttttattttgataaaaaacaTCTCAAATGTAAGTCAAGAGTATTGGATAACGAGGGAGCAATAAAATTGATGGAAGATCTTCACCCACCTTCTAGTCTTCGCTTTTTTGAGATGTATAATTATGTTGGTAAGCAAATGCCAGAGTGGATATCCCATCTTCCAAACCTTTATTTTCTTCAACTTAATAGTTGTTACAATTTGGAGTACCTTGAATGCTTTGGAAATGTAGACGAAAGGTCAATCCTCCCTTCTCTTCAAAAACTTAGGTTAAAAAATCTACCAAAGTTGAAAGGATGGAGGATAGGAGGGGTTGGGGTGGAAGATAACAACAACTCATTATGTCTTCcttctttgaagaaattatatataaaacattgTGAGGAGCTGACGTGTTTTCCGGCGTGTCCCGGATTGGAGGAATTTTTTTTAAGCGATTTCAATACAAGATTGAATGGGATAATGAGAAGAACAGAAagagatgatgaagaatcaagagAAGTCATTGTTTTAAAATCttcaaaattaagaaaagtgaaaatTAATGATGTGGCATGTCTGAATTCACTACCTATTCAGGCTCTTCAACGTCTTGAAACCCTAACAATATTTTGGGATGAGAAAGAGGAGAACTTGGGAGAACTGTTCCGTGCTTGCTCTTCCTCTCTCCGAATTCTGGAGATTAAGTATTGCCTCAATTTAAGGAGTATAGTGGCTGGAGAATTGGAACATCTCTCTGCTTTGGAGACATTATCTATATCATCATGTTTCAATCTGAAATTCtcggaagaaaaagaagaaaatgacgGTGTTGGATACAATCCATCCATTCTTCCCTCTCTTCTTACCTTGTCGTTGAATGAACTCCGAAAGATGGAGCATCTGCCAAACTGGATGCAATTCTTGCCTGCCCTCCAAACTCTTGAAATAAATAGTTGTTGTAAGCTGAAAGCAATCCCGAATTGGATGCCCAAACTCACCTCTCTCAAGAAACTTTATGTTTTTGATTGTTTAAAAAGCCTGGAGAGAAGATGTAAAGAAGATCCACCAGGAGAAGACTGGCCTTACATTCAACACATCCCCaacattcaatttataaatTGTTTTAAAGAGAATTCTGATGAAGAGTATTCTGATGATGAGTATTTGGATGAAGATTATTGCGAACTTTACCAAAACTCTGGTTTGGTGAAAAAGGAACTTTACTGTTGGAATGGTATGTCTCACATTgataaattaaagatgatgtgcatactttataagtcattgaAATCGTTCCTCCCATAGCTATGGTTTTGGAATAGTATCTCCTTGGTTTGTAAAGTGTGAGCAACTCGTGTTTTTCCGATTACATTGAATATACTTGTATTCATCACAAGAAGCCTGGCTAACAAGCAAAAAGTTCATCAATATAAGTAACTATTAATGATCATCAATATTGTTACATAATTCACTAGTTAATTACGTTTTTGAATATGCGATTCGCTCATAATAGCCCAAAACGACAATAATTGGCTTTTCGCGATTCGCGagaagattagcgaatcatttAATACTGATCATCAATATAGCTCAACGTTGTATAACTTAGTTTTAAATGAGGGGCTCTCAAAAGTGGTCTAATATGATACTCTTTTTTTTCGATGCTACAATGAACTATCTGACTTTGGTCCCTAGAGTCTTCTTGCATTGTATATGGCCTCTTTTGCAGAAAACAAATTTGTATACCTTCTTTCTAGTGCCACCATCCTTCTTTGTATTTATACTGAACTTTCTCTAATTTTTGCAGGTGCAAGTTGAAATTCTACCCAAAACGAAGTCTCAATTCATAGCTTTTGTCTCGGGTAATACTCATAGCTTTCTTTCTTTGCACATGCGCTCGTATACCTTGATATGCTAGATTGCTGGGCATCGACCAACAAGTGTAGAAGGCGGCAAAATCTTGCATGAGGTTCCTGCAAACTTTTCTTAAGTTTTCACTTTCCATATATAAATGATTTCTAGAAGATATAATGGAACAAAAAGCCTTGTATTTGTATATTTGAAGACACTTTTCTAGGTCGTATTTAAGGTGTGATTAAATTACCAGCATTGTTTACCTTGATCAGAGTATCATACATATGATCTTCAGATCAGCAAAGGCCAACTGAAGTACTAGTGTATTCACTTTACTTTCCCTTACATTAAGCAAATTGAAATGAATATTCACTCTATAAGTTATCAGAGCCCTTTCTCCcatagtcatatggttttgggatggtatttCCTTAGCTTATAGAGTGTGTGCAGCTTGTGTTTCACCATTTATATGCTGACATTTTAACATGTACAAgcataaattaaaaacataacaatGAATGATAGTGTACTGTGTTCATCACTCATGGATTTTTATTCACAAGACTGAAAAAAGTTGATTCTGTATCAAGTTTGCCATGTTGAGAGAAAACTGTGAAGGGTCCCGATCAAGGAGCTTGGCGCTACAATATTGTCCTACCTTGCTGCCGTTTCAAGCACCTATACAGCTTCTCTTGATTCAGAACAGCTTTGACTTGAAGAAACAAGGAGGTTTTCATACTCAGTGCTGCTGTTTTCGATCTCTTTGATAGTTCGGTACCTGAATATTTGATCTCACTGCCTTTCATTAGTTTTTTGTAAGTTGTCACTTCCTATATTTTCAGCATTCTTATCTTAAATATAGAAGAGTTTGCGGATGTTGTGCAGCGTGTACTCCATTGCAATATCTTTGTTCTTCTCAGTCATTTTGGATTGAAAGAGGAAATTTGAttgtacatgtaatttctgatACATTAGAATAGTTGTTCGCATTCCTTTATTTCTAACTAATCTGACTGAATggtttatttttgtcattttctatTGAAGCTTGCTCGTTATGTTGAAGGAAAACCGTGGAAGGAACTTGAACAAGGAATCGAAGACTACTGTATTGTCCTACTTTGGAAGAACATGAAACTGGAGTCGACTTATTCAACTGCGTACATTTGATATTACATCATCCAAGACAATCAAGTATTTCTTTCCCGCTAGCTGTTCACGAAGTTGGCTTTTCACCGAATCCATGGTGGAATCAATATAATTCTTGCCTAAAATCTTGCCAAGAGTTTCTTTCACATCTAGTTGTTTCTGATCTTGATCAGAAACACAGGTCCATAACCTCAATAGAAATGCACTTACGATCCTTGAATCATTAAATACAAGTTGGGCAAGAGCAGTTTTGCTTAATCCACCAATTCCTACAATTGTAAGGAAAGAAACATCATGCTGAACATTAGAATCAAGCAACATACCAACAATGCTCTCCAATTCACCCTCCCTCCCAACGATATCCCCTGCATCCACTGAAGAACATGTTTCGGTTTTTATCTTCCTGATAGGCTGAGGATCAAGCTTAAAGTGAAAGTGATACTACAAGCAATAACATCCAACTTCTTCTTGATATTCACAACCCCTTTAGACATTCTATAAGTACATGATCATGTTGTAGATTAAAATTCGAAAAGAAGTAGCGCACCTTTTCAGAGAGTCTATGACAAGATTtcaggagcttcttttgcttagCAAGAGTCGAAAACTCGTCCAACAGATCATCAACTTCGAAAACAGCATCCTTCAGCTCCTCAATCAAATTCTGTGCTTGATCAGAAAGATCCTGCTTGGCCTCGGCATCACAGAGAACATCATTGATGGTGATGATGGTATTTTGTAGGTATCAAGGTTGATTTGTAGCCAGAAATTGTGAGAATTTCTTGCAAGTCTGGACATTACACTGCTGCAAGCAGAGTTTGATTAACAGTTCCCAAATTCATGTTCAGTTTCAATGACAGAAAATCTTGTACAAGGGTGTGAAACTGAGTTTGGTTTTGGTTAATGTACGCCTAGCTCAATTTTTACTTGTTTATATCTTGTAGTATATCCGACATCTCAAACCCAGTTTAGGTGGGA
Protein-coding sequences here:
- the LOC130806981 gene encoding putative disease resistance protein RGA1; this translates as MEVAGTALSAIQTILSALQSPHLKKIISIYGYESKLDELQSTVNSINNLLRKAQSVQELPDDIQGWIEDLKDVVFEAEDLLDEFVTLAEQNKHLKADGTISKKMKRFLSRSNPFLVAFKMSKGVDKIRKKLEAIAHNKQFIMEFNHEPIKYRKPETCSYVDVAEIIGREGDLEHIVGRLLDSDVQTDVSFLSIVGMGGLGKTALAQLVYSDKRVESAFNLRLWHCVSDQDHKQLNITGILGAILALCPNEKFTDQSSLQIVQSQLQKKLSDKKYLLVLDDVWTENRNQWIELVSLLKVGQKGSWIVVTTRSQVTANFMGYDSMYQLQGLKKEDSWSLFEKVAFGSEQWNHHDDLVEIGQKIVEACGGVPLAIRVAGSLVYGQDKKKWEAVQEVGVANMGNNDITQILKLSYHHLPFSLKNCFSFCAIFPKDYRMKKNTLINLWIAHNYIVPSHKGQSIEDAGEEHFLILLRRCFFQDIEKDVVTGEVDSIKIHDLLHDIAQDVSRKEIFAGSDNLHKNIRHLSLFKEEINYEISSLDIPRLRSYLDYRYFSFRHEDNFLGEKLIKSCRNLRALRLKIKDLSSLNYVGELFHLRYLDLSSNTTLEVLPKSITKLCNLEVLMLYGCGNLKELPEDLSRLIKLRVLDISGCFMLKYMPKGMDKLTCLYRLSDFIVGGKDCYSSWSEWFLGLEELKDLKNLHGPLRIKIKLPENISQDQIWERKRFYLRDKKHLNHICIDFYFDKKHLKCKSRVLDNEGAIKLMEDLHPPSSLRFFEMYNYVGKQMPEWISHLPNLYFLQLNSCYNLEYLECFGNVDERSILPSLQKLRLKNLPKLKGWRIGGVGVEDNNNSLCLPSLKKLYIKHCEELTCFPACPGLEEFFLSDFNTRLNGIMRRTERDDEESREVIVLKSSKLRKVKINDVACLNSLPIQALQRLETLTIFWDEKEENLGELFRACSSSLRILEIKYCLNLRSIVAGELEHLSALETLSISSCFNLKFSEEKEENDGVGYNPSILPSLLTLSLNELRKMEHLPNWMQFLPALQTLEINSCCKLKAIPNWMPKLTSLKKLYVFDCLKSLERRCKEDPPGEDWPYIQHIPNIQFINCFKENSDEEYSDDEYLDEDYCELYQNSGLVKKELYCWNGAS